In the genome of Nonlabens sp. MB-3u-79, one region contains:
- the pdeM gene encoding ligase-associated DNA damage response endonuclease PdeM, which produces MALEVTLQDQTFQLHRSGACYWVQQDVILLADVHLGKSAHFRKHGMAVPSQADDKEYDKLNQIIEEFQPSRLWFLGDLFHSYKNTEWHFFEQWMRSQDIEISLIMGNHDVISRDSFEQLGIKTYDVLHMGDVFLTHHPEEIEGKYNIAGHIHPSVKLQGIGRQKMKLSCFFCTDYGMILPAFGDFTGTYTLQPKKGNRVFAIADDEVVELS; this is translated from the coding sequence TTGGCATTAGAAGTAACTCTACAAGACCAAACCTTTCAATTGCACCGCAGTGGTGCGTGCTATTGGGTGCAGCAAGATGTGATACTCCTAGCAGATGTTCACTTGGGGAAGAGCGCTCATTTCAGAAAGCATGGCATGGCCGTTCCTTCTCAAGCAGATGATAAGGAGTACGATAAACTCAACCAAATAATTGAAGAATTCCAGCCTTCTAGATTGTGGTTTTTAGGCGATTTATTTCATTCTTATAAAAATACAGAATGGCACTTTTTTGAACAATGGATGCGTTCTCAAGATATAGAAATCTCATTAATTATGGGAAATCACGATGTTATTTCTAGAGATTCTTTTGAGCAGTTGGGCATAAAAACTTATGATGTGCTTCACATGGGAGATGTATTTCTGACACATCATCCAGAAGAAATAGAAGGGAAATATAACATTGCTGGTCATATACATCCATCGGTAAAACTACAGGGCATAGGACGTCAAAAAATGAAACTTTCCTGTTTCTTTTGTACGGATTATGGAATGATATTGCCTGCTTTTGGAGACTTTACAGGTACCTACACGCTACAGCCTAAAAAGGGAAATAGAGTTTTTGCCATAGCAGATGATGAGGTGGTAGAATTAAGTTGA
- the mfd gene encoding transcription-repair coupling factor: MSFTTIQNQFSQAAPTQSLREIVAQSQGLSTISGLNGSSISIVLKSVFKDADKPFMLICNDKEEAAFYLNDLEKMVGEQNVLFYPGSYRRPYQIEETDNANMLLRAEVLNRINSRKKPAVIVTYPDALFEKVVTRKELEKNTLKIAVGDQISIEFANEVLFEYQFKRVDFVTEPGEFSLRGGILDVFSFSNDEPYRIEFFGNEIDSIRVFDVETQLSKEQTKKISIIPNVENKHSEETRESFLKYISNNTVIFTMNMDLLYGRIDSLFAKAEQVYNELQGEVRQLTPHEIFSDSKLIKTQLKEYNHIEFTTVRGVVVYNTSPQPSFNKQFDLLIENLKENEADGYKNFLFCSSEQQAQRFHDIFDDMKAEVQYETVVMPLYRGFVSHDLRVVCYTDHQIFDRYHKFHLKNGYAKKQAITLKELNILVTGDYVTHIDHGIGRFAGLQKIDVNGKKQEAIKLIYGERDILYVSIHSLHKITRYSSKDGKPPKVYKLGSPAWKKLKAKTKTRVKQIAFDLIKLYAKRRAQKGFQYAPDGYLQNELEASFIYEDTPDQIIVTDDVKKDMESDRPMDRLVCGDVGFGKTEVAIRAAFKAAVNGKQVAVLVPTTILAFQHAKTFNERLADLPVKVDYLNRFRTAKERKGVLEGLENGSIDIVIGTHQLVSKSVVFKDLGLLIIDEEQKFGVAVKDKLKTLKENIDTLTLTATPIPRTLQFSLMAARDLSVIKTPPPNRHPIETKVVRFSEETIRDAISYEISRGGQVFFVHNRIENIKEVAGMIQRSVPDAKIGIGHGQMEGKKLENLMLAFINGEFDVLVSTTIIESGLDVPNANTIFINHANNFGLSDLHQMRGRVGRSNKKAFCYFITPPYEVMTEDARKRIQALEMFSDLGSGFNIAMKDLEIRGSGDILGGEQSGFINEIGFDTYQKILSEAITELKENEFADLYETNDKEKKHVTDVNVDSDFELLFPDDYINSITERLALYSKLNEVQDEKALDTYKNELIDRFGELPEEAENLLTSVRIKWVATRLGLEKIVMKQGKFIGYFISDQQSGFYQSESFSRVLKAVQTNPKVLRMKEKQTRSGLRLLLTVENVRTVDRVYDILNAIMPVNAPSIE; this comes from the coding sequence ATGAGTTTTACTACTATTCAAAACCAATTTTCACAAGCAGCACCAACGCAAAGCTTGAGAGAAATCGTGGCCCAGTCCCAAGGATTGTCAACGATAAGCGGGCTCAACGGGAGTTCTATTTCCATTGTTCTTAAATCTGTTTTCAAAGATGCTGACAAGCCTTTTATGTTGATTTGCAACGACAAGGAAGAAGCTGCATTTTATTTGAACGACCTGGAAAAGATGGTTGGGGAGCAAAACGTACTCTTCTACCCTGGTAGTTACCGACGTCCGTATCAAATAGAAGAAACGGACAATGCAAACATGCTCTTGCGTGCTGAGGTGCTTAACCGTATCAACTCGCGTAAAAAGCCAGCCGTTATTGTTACTTATCCAGATGCGCTTTTTGAAAAAGTAGTCACCCGTAAGGAGTTGGAAAAGAACACGCTCAAAATTGCAGTAGGGGATCAAATATCTATTGAGTTTGCTAATGAAGTTTTGTTTGAGTATCAATTCAAACGAGTTGATTTTGTAACAGAACCTGGAGAGTTCTCCCTACGAGGAGGAATTCTAGATGTATTTTCTTTTTCCAATGACGAGCCTTATCGTATAGAATTTTTTGGAAATGAGATTGATTCCATACGCGTATTTGATGTGGAAACCCAACTCTCGAAAGAGCAAACAAAAAAAATCTCCATCATTCCTAATGTAGAAAACAAGCATTCTGAGGAAACTCGGGAGAGCTTTTTAAAATACATTTCTAATAATACGGTCATCTTCACGATGAATATGGATCTGTTATATGGTCGTATTGATTCGCTTTTCGCGAAAGCGGAACAAGTATATAACGAGTTGCAAGGTGAAGTAAGGCAGTTGACACCTCACGAAATTTTCAGCGATAGCAAGTTGATCAAAACACAGCTTAAAGAATACAATCATATAGAATTTACTACCGTACGTGGGGTAGTGGTTTATAATACCTCACCGCAGCCTAGTTTTAACAAGCAGTTTGATTTACTGATTGAAAATTTAAAGGAAAACGAGGCAGACGGATATAAAAACTTTCTTTTTTGTAGTAGTGAGCAGCAAGCCCAACGTTTTCATGACATCTTTGACGATATGAAAGCTGAGGTGCAATATGAAACAGTCGTGATGCCTCTGTATCGCGGTTTTGTAAGTCATGATTTGCGAGTGGTTTGTTATACCGATCACCAAATATTTGATCGCTACCATAAGTTTCATTTAAAGAACGGCTATGCCAAAAAGCAGGCGATCACCTTAAAGGAACTCAACATATTAGTCACTGGAGATTATGTAACACATATTGACCACGGAATTGGGAGATTTGCGGGATTACAAAAGATCGATGTGAACGGAAAAAAGCAAGAAGCGATCAAGCTGATTTATGGGGAGCGTGATATCTTATATGTTTCTATACATTCTTTACACAAAATCACCAGATACAGCAGTAAGGATGGTAAGCCGCCTAAGGTCTATAAATTAGGAAGTCCGGCATGGAAAAAATTAAAGGCCAAGACCAAGACTAGAGTGAAGCAAATTGCTTTTGACTTGATTAAATTGTATGCCAAACGCCGTGCGCAAAAAGGATTCCAATACGCGCCAGATGGGTATTTACAAAATGAGCTGGAAGCTAGTTTTATCTATGAAGACACTCCAGATCAAATAATTGTAACGGATGATGTAAAGAAAGATATGGAGAGCGATCGTCCTATGGATCGACTCGTTTGTGGTGATGTAGGTTTTGGAAAAACAGAAGTGGCTATAAGAGCGGCTTTTAAGGCGGCCGTTAATGGTAAGCAAGTGGCCGTGCTAGTTCCAACTACTATCCTTGCATTTCAACACGCAAAAACATTTAATGAACGACTTGCAGACCTACCTGTAAAAGTGGATTATTTAAATCGATTTAGAACCGCTAAAGAACGTAAAGGAGTCTTGGAAGGATTAGAAAACGGCTCTATTGACATTGTTATCGGTACGCATCAATTGGTGAGTAAATCTGTTGTTTTTAAAGACCTAGGGTTGCTCATTATTGATGAAGAACAGAAGTTTGGTGTTGCAGTGAAAGACAAACTCAAAACACTTAAAGAAAATATAGATACGCTTACATTGACTGCAACTCCCATACCTAGAACTTTACAGTTTTCTTTAATGGCTGCACGGGATTTAAGTGTGATCAAAACACCACCACCTAACCGACATCCCATAGAGACTAAAGTGGTACGCTTTAGTGAAGAAACCATACGCGATGCAATCAGCTATGAGATTTCTCGTGGCGGACAAGTGTTCTTTGTACACAACCGTATTGAGAACATCAAAGAAGTCGCTGGAATGATTCAGCGATCTGTTCCAGATGCAAAAATAGGTATAGGTCACGGACAGATGGAAGGAAAGAAACTAGAAAACTTGATGCTTGCTTTTATCAATGGGGAGTTTGATGTGCTGGTTTCTACTACGATTATTGAAAGTGGTTTAGATGTTCCTAACGCCAACACGATTTTCATTAACCATGCTAATAATTTTGGACTTTCAGACTTGCACCAGATGCGCGGTCGTGTTGGGCGCAGCAACAAGAAAGCTTTTTGTTACTTTATTACACCACCTTATGAGGTGATGACAGAAGATGCTAGAAAACGTATCCAAGCATTAGAAATGTTCTCAGACCTGGGTAGCGGTTTTAATATTGCTATGAAGGATCTTGAAATAAGAGGCTCAGGAGATATTTTAGGCGGCGAGCAAAGTGGATTCATCAACGAAATAGGTTTTGATACCTATCAAAAAATATTAAGTGAAGCCATCACAGAATTAAAAGAAAACGAGTTTGCTGACCTTTATGAGACCAATGATAAAGAGAAGAAGCACGTCACTGATGTCAATGTAGACTCTGATTTTGAATTGCTTTTCCCAGATGATTATATCAACTCCATTACAGAGCGTCTTGCGTTGTATTCTAAGCTTAACGAGGTACAAGACGAAAAAGCTTTAGACACCTATAAGAATGAGCTTATAGACCGGTTTGGAGAGCTTCCTGAAGAAGCAGAGAATTTACTGACTAGTGTAAGAATTAAATGGGTGGCTACCCGATTAGGATTAGAAAAGATTGTGATGAAACAAGGCAAGTTTATAGGATACTTTATCTCTGATCAACAAAGTGGTTTCTATCAAAGTGAATCTTTCTCTAGAGTATTAAAAGCGGTACAGACCAATCCTAAGGTTTTAAGGATGAAAGAAAAACAAACGCGTTCAGGATTGCGATTGCTGCTTACGGTAGAAAATGTACGAACGGTAGATAGGGTCTATGATATTTTGAATGCGATCATGCCTGTGAATGCACCAAGCATTGAGTAA
- a CDS encoding T9SS type A sorting domain-containing protein — translation MKKLFLFILLTCNLTNAQDFSDSWEGLFSFTTIVDIEESATSVYAASENAVFIYDLSSRTFTTLTTINGLSGDEISQIHYSEDKSLLVIGYENGLLQIVDQDGEVIDVVAIKDKQVIPPDNKRINEFKESGDLIYIATDFGIAIYNLSRLEFDDTYFIGDNGAQIEISSIEIYQDFLYASTSSSGVRRASITDPFLIDFMNWSQINGSLFSEVTSFNSQLFGLSLSRQVFQLGTANFQPTATTINAVAIDAHTSDVFFTVATPNAIQVFDTNFVEILSLTSLGGFNYNFTQAISLGNDLFIGTEENGMIRVNIQDQTDFEFIVADGPTRNKAFSITASPDELWVAYGDHDELYNPFPLERLGVSHLVGEEGWTNFEAADVLNIASISTITINPDNSDEVYLNSMHDGLLEFADGLATTLYGINNSTLESILPPATDFVRISNSVFDNQGNLWSLANKVDNALNRRTPSGQWTSFDVSEEVASIAIDQGITRIVANNNGTIFFGTIANGLVGFDPATNQFANLIDDVGLGNLVNSYVTTLRLDLSGQLWIGSNQGLRVLFNPNSMFSENPSDARSIIIEDTNGIPRELLADEAVTDIEIDGNNNKWIATASSGAFLFSPSGRETLFQFTTDNSPLPTNSVNDIAIDESTGKIYFATDKGIVAFQGERSSKPQDDLENVRAFPNPVRPGFDGNVTIDGLTDRARVKITDIEGNLVYEAVSQGGSIPWDTRSFSGNKVASGVYFLFISTSDNIETTVSKLMIVR, via the coding sequence ATGAAAAAGTTATTTTTATTTATTTTACTCACTTGCAATCTCACAAACGCTCAAGATTTTAGCGACTCTTGGGAAGGTCTTTTCTCATTTACTACTATTGTAGATATTGAGGAGTCGGCAACGTCAGTTTATGCTGCCAGTGAAAATGCCGTCTTTATATATGATCTTAGTTCGAGAACATTTACCACTTTAACAACCATAAATGGATTAAGTGGCGATGAGATAAGTCAGATCCATTATAGTGAAGATAAATCGCTATTGGTGATAGGTTATGAAAACGGTTTGCTTCAAATTGTCGATCAAGATGGGGAAGTAATAGACGTAGTAGCTATCAAAGACAAACAAGTCATTCCTCCAGATAATAAAAGAATCAATGAGTTTAAGGAAAGTGGGGACCTTATTTATATTGCAACAGATTTTGGAATAGCTATTTATAATCTATCAAGACTAGAATTTGATGATACCTACTTTATAGGGGATAATGGTGCGCAAATTGAAATTTCATCAATAGAGATTTATCAAGACTTTCTTTATGCTTCGACCAGTAGCTCAGGCGTTAGAAGAGCAAGTATTACGGATCCGTTTTTAATTGATTTTATGAACTGGAGTCAGATAAATGGTTCCTTATTTAGTGAAGTCACTAGCTTTAATTCTCAGCTATTTGGACTTTCCCTTTCCAGGCAGGTTTTTCAACTGGGAACGGCCAATTTTCAGCCTACAGCAACTACTATAAATGCGGTTGCGATAGACGCTCATACAAGCGATGTGTTTTTTACAGTAGCCACACCTAACGCTATTCAGGTTTTTGATACTAATTTCGTCGAGATACTGAGCTTAACAAGCTTAGGAGGTTTCAATTACAATTTCACTCAAGCGATTAGTTTAGGTAATGATCTGTTCATAGGAACCGAAGAAAACGGAATGATTAGAGTAAATATTCAAGACCAGACCGACTTTGAATTTATTGTAGCAGATGGCCCAACTAGAAACAAGGCGTTTTCTATTACAGCCTCCCCAGATGAGTTGTGGGTGGCTTATGGAGATCACGATGAGTTGTACAATCCATTTCCGTTAGAACGATTAGGAGTGAGTCACTTAGTAGGAGAGGAAGGTTGGACTAATTTTGAAGCTGCCGATGTTTTAAATATCGCCAGTATTTCTACGATTACAATAAATCCAGATAACTCTGATGAAGTATACCTCAATTCTATGCATGATGGATTGTTAGAGTTTGCTGATGGGCTTGCCACTACTTTATACGGAATCAATAACAGCACGCTAGAAAGTATTCTTCCTCCGGCAACTGACTTTGTAAGAATCTCTAATAGTGTTTTTGACAATCAAGGGAACTTATGGAGTCTGGCAAATAAAGTTGATAACGCTCTTAATAGAAGAACTCCTTCTGGACAATGGACCAGTTTTGATGTGAGTGAAGAAGTAGCTAGTATTGCTATTGATCAAGGGATAACCCGAATAGTAGCAAATAATAACGGCACTATTTTTTTCGGTACCATTGCAAATGGTCTTGTAGGATTTGATCCTGCAACAAATCAGTTTGCAAATCTTATTGATGACGTAGGTTTAGGGAACTTAGTGAACAGTTATGTGACCACTTTGCGATTAGATTTAAGCGGACAGTTGTGGATAGGGTCTAATCAAGGGTTAAGAGTTCTCTTTAATCCCAACAGTATGTTTTCAGAAAACCCTAGTGATGCAAGATCTATAATAATAGAAGACACCAACGGAATACCACGCGAGTTGCTAGCAGATGAGGCTGTCACGGATATTGAAATAGATGGAAATAACAACAAATGGATAGCTACCGCTAGTTCTGGCGCCTTTTTATTCTCTCCTTCTGGTAGAGAAACTCTTTTTCAATTCACAACAGATAATTCACCGTTGCCTACAAATTCTGTAAACGATATAGCTATTGATGAGTCGACAGGAAAAATTTACTTTGCGACAGATAAAGGCATTGTCGCCTTTCAAGGAGAACGATCTAGTAAACCACAAGATGATTTAGAGAACGTTAGAGCTTTTCCCAATCCTGTGCGTCCAGGTTTTGATGGCAATGTTACTATTGACGGTTTAACCGACAGGGCTCGAGTAAAAATTACAGATATAGAAGGAAACCTCGTTTATGAAGCCGTTTCACAAGGAGGAAGCATTCCATGGGATACCCGAAGTTTTTCTGGCAATAAAGTAGCTTCTGGAGTATACTTTTTATTTATTTCTACTAGTGATAACATAGAAACCACCGTTTCTAAATTGATGATTGTTAGATAA
- a CDS encoding TonB-dependent receptor plug domain-containing protein — MLLVLLGFFSAAQTVTILNKVTQEKLVSVAVYNKDKSVSAISDFQGQVSLDKFSKFDRIYFQSMAFETYAIDKREIKRQGQQILMTPRSEKINPIVISASKFEQRKQDIPQKIISQSAEEVLFSNPQTSADLLQQSGQVYVQKSQQGGGSPLIRGFSTNRLLITVDGVRMNNAIFRGGNLQNVISIDPLSIDHTEVILGPGSVVYGSDAIGGVMNFYTKKPQFALDSTLFSGNAVVRYATANNENTAHLDFNYGTEKFAAVTSISTNSFGDLNMGSHGPDEYLRNQYVDRIDGQDALINNDDPEKQIPTAYDQINLLQKFSYQPNQRWGFDMGLIYTATGNFSRYDALTRFRANGNPRSAQWYYGPQKWLMANAKATHRGDGKWYDKAIFSQAYQQFQESRNNRSFQEPDLFQTKEQVDVWTTSIDFERRNRENNVLFYGTEFIHNRVGSIGSVFDIDTQQREAAPSRYPDGSSWRSLAAYANYQWRVDSKLVIQSGLRYNHIWLDAQFDDQFYDFPFEEAQLSTGALTGALGATYLPEETWELRANFSTAFRAPNVDDIGKIFDPSPGTVIVPNPDLESEYSYNSELGVKKRINDQFTFDISGYYTYLKDALVPRNYQLNGEDMILYQGELSQVQAIQNAESSVVYGVEIGAQYEINEQLRIYGHYNWLNGEQKELDGSKVAVRHVSPSFGDAHMVYQNDRFQWDAFVMFNGQFEFNDLAPSQQSRPYLYALDSEGNPYSPRWYTVNLRSSFKINEALTATAILENITDQRYRIYSSGIAAAGRNLILSLRYAF; from the coding sequence ATGTTGCTTGTTCTTTTAGGCTTTTTTAGCGCCGCACAAACGGTGACGATTTTAAATAAAGTCACTCAGGAGAAGTTAGTTTCTGTAGCTGTTTATAATAAGGATAAAAGTGTTAGTGCTATCTCTGACTTTCAAGGGCAAGTTTCCTTAGATAAGTTTTCAAAATTTGACCGCATCTATTTTCAAAGTATGGCTTTTGAAACTTATGCTATTGATAAAAGAGAAATAAAAAGACAAGGCCAGCAAATCCTGATGACCCCGAGATCAGAAAAAATCAACCCTATCGTAATTTCTGCATCTAAGTTTGAACAACGCAAACAAGATATTCCTCAAAAAATCATCTCACAAAGTGCCGAAGAGGTACTTTTTAGTAACCCGCAGACCAGCGCAGACTTATTACAGCAGTCAGGCCAAGTGTATGTTCAAAAATCACAACAAGGCGGTGGAAGTCCGTTAATAAGAGGTTTTTCAACCAACAGATTATTGATCACGGTGGATGGAGTGCGTATGAATAATGCTATTTTTAGAGGCGGAAATCTTCAGAATGTAATTTCTATTGATCCTTTAAGTATTGATCACACAGAAGTAATTCTAGGTCCAGGAAGCGTTGTTTATGGCAGCGATGCGATAGGAGGGGTAATGAATTTTTACACAAAAAAACCTCAATTTGCGCTAGATTCCACTTTGTTTTCTGGTAATGCAGTTGTAAGATATGCTACCGCTAATAATGAAAACACAGCCCATTTAGATTTTAATTATGGCACAGAGAAGTTTGCTGCGGTAACTAGTATTAGTACAAATTCTTTTGGTGATTTGAATATGGGTTCTCATGGGCCAGATGAATATCTTAGAAATCAGTATGTAGATAGAATTGATGGACAGGACGCTTTAATCAATAACGATGATCCAGAAAAACAAATCCCTACAGCTTACGATCAAATCAATTTATTGCAAAAATTCAGTTACCAACCTAATCAACGTTGGGGATTTGATATGGGATTAATTTATACAGCTACTGGAAATTTCTCTAGATACGATGCGTTGACCAGATTTAGAGCTAATGGAAATCCCCGTAGCGCTCAATGGTATTACGGTCCTCAGAAATGGTTGATGGCAAATGCCAAAGCTACACATAGAGGTGATGGAAAATGGTATGATAAAGCCATATTCTCTCAGGCATATCAACAGTTTCAAGAAAGCCGAAACAACCGTTCTTTTCAAGAGCCTGATCTGTTTCAGACTAAAGAGCAAGTAGATGTCTGGACTACTTCTATTGATTTTGAAAGACGCAACAGAGAGAATAATGTGTTGTTTTACGGTACAGAATTTATTCATAATCGAGTAGGTTCTATAGGTAGCGTATTTGATATTGACACTCAGCAACGAGAGGCTGCACCGAGCAGGTATCCAGATGGCTCTTCTTGGAGATCACTAGCTGCGTATGCAAATTACCAATGGAGAGTAGATTCTAAATTGGTTATACAGTCAGGGTTGCGATACAATCATATATGGTTAGATGCTCAATTTGATGACCAATTTTACGATTTCCCTTTTGAAGAGGCGCAATTGAGTACAGGTGCATTAACGGGTGCGCTTGGAGCCACATACCTCCCAGAGGAAACATGGGAGTTAAGAGCTAATTTTAGTACGGCCTTTAGAGCTCCGAATGTGGATGATATAGGTAAGATTTTTGACCCTAGCCCTGGGACTGTGATTGTTCCTAATCCAGATCTGGAATCAGAGTATTCCTATAACTCTGAGTTAGGGGTTAAAAAACGCATCAATGATCAATTCACTTTTGATATTTCTGGTTACTATACGTATTTGAAAGATGCTTTGGTTCCTAGAAATTACCAACTCAACGGTGAGGACATGATCTTGTATCAAGGAGAATTAAGTCAGGTGCAAGCCATACAAAATGCCGAAAGCAGCGTTGTTTATGGAGTAGAAATAGGAGCGCAATACGAGATCAATGAGCAGTTGCGCATCTACGGCCATTACAACTGGCTCAATGGGGAACAAAAGGAATTAGATGGTTCAAAAGTAGCTGTACGCCATGTGTCACCTAGCTTTGGAGATGCGCACATGGTGTATCAAAATGACCGATTCCAATGGGATGCCTTTGTGATGTTTAACGGTCAGTTTGAATTTAATGACCTGGCACCTAGCCAGCAATCTCGCCCTTATTTATATGCATTGGACAGCGAGGGTAATCCATACTCGCCTAGATGGTATACGGTCAATTTGAGATCCAGCTTTAAAATCAACGAAGCTTTAACCGCTACGGCAATTTTAGAAAATATAACCGACCAGCGTTACCGCATCTATTCTTCAGGAATTGCTGCTGCTGGACGCAATCTTATTCTTTCCCTACGATATGCTTTTTAG
- a CDS encoding TrmH family RNA methyltransferase, producing MKQLTHYDIENNQKQFPITIVCDAIRTPENIGMCFRVSESFGVEKIFFHEKSPTVANRIVKKTARNTMHQTAYDTYVDFTEIITKLKQEGHTIIGLEITDKSINVQDFEFKKHEKIALLLGSERNGIEHIDLVDYTVSIPMFGINSSMNVIHSLAISLYEITNQFSVRSK from the coding sequence TTGAAACAGTTAACACATTACGATATCGAAAACAATCAAAAGCAATTTCCAATTACAATTGTTTGTGATGCTATAAGAACTCCTGAAAATATAGGTATGTGTTTTCGTGTTTCTGAAAGTTTTGGAGTTGAAAAGATATTTTTTCATGAAAAATCGCCAACTGTAGCTAATAGAATTGTCAAGAAAACAGCGAGAAATACGATGCATCAAACTGCATATGATACCTATGTTGATTTTACAGAAATCATCACTAAATTAAAACAAGAAGGTCATACGATTATAGGACTGGAAATTACTGATAAAAGCATCAATGTTCAAGATTTTGAATTCAAAAAGCATGAGAAAATCGCATTGCTTTTGGGTAGCGAAAGAAACGGAATTGAACATATAGACCTAGTAGATTATACTGTTTCTATACCAATGTTTGGCATCAACTCTAGTATGAACGTGATTCATAGTTTGGCTATATCCTTGTATGAAATTACCAATCAATTTTCGGTAAGAAGTAAGTAA
- the recO gene encoding DNA repair protein RecO has protein sequence MLVKTPAIVLSAIKYSESDLIARLYTRELGTQSFILKGIRKSRKGKLRTSFFQPLTQLEIETQHKGKGTLEYIKEARVIFPYQNIHNDIVKSSMTLFFSEVLSQLLTEQQPDQELFEYLSSVFQYLDQSDHVANLSIKILLDMTLFLGFQPDVTTSDATYFNMLNGNFDENGLQPHHLTDVESEQLKTFIGTNFDDLYKIKMNREQRNGLLNLVIEYFQIHLQTFKKPNSLSILKQLFDH, from the coding sequence ATGCTTGTAAAAACGCCAGCAATAGTATTATCTGCCATAAAGTATAGCGAGTCAGACCTCATTGCAAGATTATACACTAGAGAATTGGGCACGCAATCCTTTATTCTTAAAGGAATACGTAAATCTAGAAAAGGGAAATTGCGTACTTCCTTTTTCCAGCCGCTGACTCAACTAGAAATAGAAACCCAGCATAAAGGAAAAGGAACGCTGGAATACATCAAAGAGGCACGTGTTATATTCCCTTACCAAAATATACATAACGATATTGTAAAAAGCAGTATGACTCTGTTTTTTTCTGAAGTGCTGTCTCAACTCCTTACAGAGCAACAGCCCGATCAAGAGTTATTTGAATATCTTTCGTCTGTCTTTCAATACTTAGACCAATCGGATCATGTAGCAAACCTTTCCATTAAAATACTACTGGATATGACCCTTTTTTTAGGCTTTCAACCAGATGTGACTACTTCAGACGCTACCTACTTTAATATGTTGAATGGCAACTTTGATGAAAACGGTTTACAACCACATCATTTAACGGATGTAGAAAGTGAGCAGTTAAAAACCTTTATAGGCACGAATTTTGATGACCTTTATAAAATAAAAATGAATCGAGAACAGCGTAATGGCCTATTAAATTTGGTCATCGAGTATTTTCAAATACATTTGCAAACTTTTAAAAAACCCAATTCGTTATCAATTTTAAAGCAACTTTTCGACCATTGA